One segment of Penaeus vannamei isolate JL-2024 chromosome 3, ASM4276789v1, whole genome shotgun sequence DNA contains the following:
- the LOC113805991 gene encoding repressor of RNA polymerase III transcription MAF1 homolog, whose translation MRAVERQMMAVARMEFTPVASSLWAALDDAICLKDCEIYSYNPDLTSDPYSEDGCLWSFNYFFYNSRLKRIVFFTCRSVSQYCGSPHDSGLIGDSSMDFEDDY comes from the exons ATGCGTGCTGTCGAGCGCCAGATGATGGCTGTTGCACGAATGGAATTCACTCCTGTTGCTTCATCTCTTTGGGCAGCCCTGGATGATGCTATCTGCCTTAAAGACTGTGAAATCTACAGTTATAATCCAG ACCTGACCTCTGACCCTTATTCTGAGGATGGTTGCCTTTGGTCTTTCAATTACTTCTTTTACAACTCTCGTCTCAAACGCATTGTGTTCTTCACGTGCCGGTCCGTCTCACAGTACTGTGGATCCCCTCATGACTCTGGCCTCATTGGGGACTCCAGCATGGATTTTGAAGATGACTATTGA